One Vicia villosa cultivar HV-30 ecotype Madison, WI linkage group LG5, Vvil1.0, whole genome shotgun sequence genomic window, TGATGAAAAAGATGGATAGTTTTCTTCAGAAGCTACTTGATGAGAAACGAAGAAATTGGAGCAATGACCAAAGAAATATGACGTTGATTGATGTTATGTTAGACTTGCAACAAAAGGAACCGGAATTCTACACAGAGGAGATTGTGAAAGGTGTTGTTCTGGTGAGAATTATTAACTATATAGTACTTTCTTTCTTGCACGCTAATTATAAATCTAATTGAAAATTTCATATATTGAAAATGATTAATAGTATAGTTAATGTGTTTATTTTGTGTATGAGTGTTATTAGAGTCAAATAGATAAGttgttaattaatatatacaccctccggtcactattataagcaaaaaaaatgatctaattcttggtcactattataagcaaaaatcaattaTTACTAAATCATTTAATGCTGTAATTCCTAAGATATCCCTATATTTCATTTTCCAATActtcattaaatttaataaagaggatattatagtaaatttaatcaatattttctccgaaatctaaaaagttaactacacttaattgaatttcttaataatcgtgaaaaccattttttttgcttataaatgtgaCCGGAGGGTGTATATGATATGATACGATTTGCTTGACCCTACAAAAGACAATAGTGTCTTTTAAAATACTTATGTAATTAATGTGTGAATAGGACTAGAACACATTGCATTTTTAGGTGACACTCATCGTTTAGGAAGTCAAGATCTATAGTGTGCATGGTGatcattttatataaagaacTACATTAATTAATAACTTTTTTCTTATCAACATTAATTAATAACTCAATTAGTAATAGTATCTTTGACATTTGATTTATActcagttttttaaaaaaactgaatCAATCATCAAATCAGATATTGGGTTATTATTTATTGATTGTATTATTGGATCACTGATCGAACCGCATTACTAAATCAGATTAAATCAGTTAAATAAATCAGTCTCTATTagaatactatatatttattaaaccgGTCAAACTGGATGACTCAGTCtataaaaaatatcacaacacttataaaattttaaaatttcaaaatatcataatttcacatgtttattctttacatttaaattttaaatataattcaaattctaaaaataatacaaaatataaatttaaataaattttaaatcaggtctaattgcaaacaggggaaaattatttcaaataacaTTTGAATAaagtataattatattttaattatatttttaaaaaaaaatcatgaaaacgacGTCATTTTGTACGGAAAAAATCATGCATTTAAACCATCGATTTTCTAAAATCGCCGGTTCATCGATTTTTTCTGGTGTTGGCCAGTTCTCACCAATTCAATAGCATATTCGTGAATCAGACAAAACCAGTAACCCGACCCAATCAGTCCGACTGTTCGATCCAATTTTTAGAACACTGATTATacttaatatcttttatttttttaagcaaCTATTGTTTTTCCACATATCTGGTGACTTCCAACAAATATTTGTCGGACTTAGAACATGCCTTGAAATGTGCATAGTTTTGAAGATTATTCACTCAAGTGTGTTTGAAGTACTAAATGTTTCCTCTATTCgtatttataagaaaatttttattttttagatttattaaataaCTAATGTATCTTGACAATATATAGATCAAATACATTGATTATCTAATAAAtatatgtaaatttttttttatataagacaCCAAAGGAAAtagtaattttaaaatataaaaaattgtcgTACAACATAAGAATTAAATAGGATAAAAATATAGTAAAAGTTATTCTGAAAGTTAAATTTCttaatatgtaattttttttatctacaacaatataattttattagGACCTTAAGAATAGGTAGTATGTGAAAAAGAATGAAGGCTAGGTGCAATGGTGAGCGGCGAGCTATCCTACAATGTCAGTGGCCGCCTAAATGAGCAAAATGGTCGTCCGAAAGATGCCATGAATATATTTGAATTGGGTTTCTGCTATCCACTTGCCCAATAAACATGGTTGATGACGTGGGCCCACAGCGACTAACTGATAAAGGGTCAATCAAAGGGAGGAAACCACTCTCCCCTAACTCTAAAAATACCAAATCCTACCATCTCCACATTCCTTGGTCATAAAGTTAGGGTAGACCACTATTTGAATCTCTAACCTAGACTCAAGAATTCTCTATAAGAGAAGTGTTAGCAACACTCTATTTTTAATGAAGAGGGACAAATCATAATTTAACCAGCATAACATACTGTTTAGGACGAGTTAGTTAAGTGCTTCTTAAAGTACACATTGAACAATTCATTAAACaaaaatgttattcttacaccaatCCTTACACatacaccgtatgtacggacgacactATTCATATACGGACGAtattgttcatgtacggacgaatactattcatgtacggacatttatttttaatacttggacgtgcattaaccaacttcattattgcattaatcaaatttttacactgcattaaccaagtttgatgacagttaaaaattatttttaatacctggatattgtattaaccaactttattactgcattaaccaagtttttacactgcattaaccaagtttggtgactgctaaaaattatttttaatacctcgATGTCGCATTAACTAACTTGAAGTGTGCATGGTTTTGAAGATTATTCACTCAAGTGTGTTTGAAGTACTAGATATTTCCTCTgttcctatttataagaaaaattttattttttagatttattaaataaCTAATGTATCTTGACAATATATAGACCAATTATCTTATATATGACACCAAAGGAAAtagtaattttaaaatataaaaaattggcgTAGAACATAAGAATTAAATAGGATAAAAATATAGTAAACGTTATTCTGAAAGTTAAATTTCttaatatgtaattttttttatctacaacaatataatttttttaggaCCTTAAGAATAGGTAGTATGTGAGAAAGAATGAAGGCTAGGTGCAATGGTGAGGGGCGAGCTATCCTGCAATGTCAGGGGCCGCCTAAATGAGCAAAATGGTCGTCCGAAAGATGCTATGAATCTGTTTGAATTGGGTTTCTGCTATCCACTTGCCCAATAAATATGGGTGATGACGTGGCCCACAATGACTAACTGATAAAGGTTCAATCAAAGGGTGGAAAAACCACTCTCCCCCAACTCTAAGAATACCAAATTCTATCATCTCCACATTCCTTGGTCATAAAGTTAGGGTAGACCACTATTTGAATCTCTAACCTAGACTCAAGAATTCTCTATAAGAGAAGtgttagcaacactctcttttcaatgaAGAGGGACAAATCATAATTTAACCAGCATAACATACTGTTTAGGACGAGTTAGTTAAGTGCTTCTTAAAGTACACATTGAACAATTCattaaatagaaaaagaaaaagtgtgttAGATGATGAAGAGGGCCACATCTAGTATATATTATAGATATGGAGGAACCGAAAGAGCGCCATATTATTTTAGTCATATCTTGAATAATGTTGAGAATATATATACACCTATAGAGAAAAAAATGTTTATCCTTATTTATTCCtgtacaaaaaatgaatattATTTATTACATAGTGATGTTTTGGTGTCGTGTAAGATTGACATAGTTATGTATTTACTCAATAGGAATGTATTATTAAGGCCAGGTAATTAAATCAGCCATCcaacttaatttttttacattaaaatGTCTATCATTAAGGCTCTCTTACGAATTTAGAATGGAGAGAAATTGAGGGCTTTGGAGGGAGAAAAGCATAGaagaaaaaactcatttttttgagagaaagattttaaaatatttaattttaagattataataatattgattgaatttaaaatattaatctaAACCTTTCAAAATCCTCATTTAATATAATTtctaaaattctcctaaaatgAGAAAAACTCAAATATTACACGAGGGCCTTGgggatttaaataaattattcaacttAACTATATTTTTCATAATACTcttaaagtttaaaatatatttatgataAATATTCACTTATCTTTCTTTATAAAGTAAATCtcttaaaaaataagaaaaaaattaactattttttttcaTTCTCATGCAAGCAAACTCGGACTTTATTTGAGAGTTTTGAGGGGAGAGGAATGgagagttttgaattttttttttaatatagataaaattctaatattttttgaagaaaaaaaattgtttagacTGATAAAATAATGATTatcattaatgttatttttatttttgagatattgtaacaacaaaaattatatttgaacaattTTTCTAAATCCTCTAAAATCCTCCAAAACTCTCCTCCAATACAAAATTTTAGTTCCCCAAATTAAGAGGTTTTTGGTATTATGAAGAGAAACAAATCCTCCAAAACTCTCTCAActaaaatctttctattcttttcaccgatctttcttatttttcaaaaCTCTGCCCTTCATTCCTCTCTAAACTCTCAAACAAAGTCTTGGAGTTATTGAGGGCTTGACTCTGACAGACTTTTTAGCATAATCTTTGTTTACAAGTTTAATAGATATCCAAAATAGATCTTGATTTCACCGTCAAGCTTGGGATACCGATGTTCAAAGGATTTAAAAcccaaaaataaaatagaatagaaaTGAAGTTGTTATAATTAAACCTAATAGGAGAGTTTGGAAATTCAAATTCCATGTACATCCTTAGTTTTTCAAATAATTAAGTCAAAGTCAATACTATGATTACAAGACTTAGTATCTTGGAAAGCATGGTTAAACCATATGATCATAGACAAGTCAAATGTGATTCTCATTTGGTAATCAAACAGATTGCTAGAGAAACCAACATTTGAATCCAAAACTTCAAAGAAGTTATAAAACAACTAAAAACTACTACATGTACTCATTTGGTAATCAAACAGATTGCTAGAGAATACCAACATTTGAATCCAAAACTTCAAAGAAGTTATAAAACAACTAAAAACTACTACATGTATTTGTCAAGGTAATTAATAAAGGGTctgtttgtttcagttttaaaaaaatggatttttttttttgtatttttgaaaatagattttataaaattgtttttcaaaatattacaagttttttgaatttgttttttctaaatgAAGCACTAATTTTgatatcctataacataaacatatattattgaaAACCAAAAGCTAGTCAAAATCGCaactttttcaaaaagttgtatttcaaaaatgattttatgaaaatctatttgaaatagtttcaaaattaagtaattttttgaaattttgatatccaatttttttccccataaatagatgaaatacctaaatcacattttaagaataactattcaaatcaaatttttatttgaagattttataaaaaaaaactgtataaaatcatttttttaaaaagtcaaaacaaaTGGGCCCAAACTCAAAAGACTGGTGGTTTTAAGGAAACACCGGTCAAACTTATACATCAAGAATATCTCATTGAAGAATGTGAATAATGGTGGAGGTTTAGATCAAATAGCTAGATAACTATTTGTAAAGGAAAATACCTAGATACGATTTCTTATGTATGGTTTgtactattttccaatgaaaatatgataaacgtataattttttcttacacatattcaattttatattatttcCACTCCTTAAATGATGTTAAAGTAcactttcttatttttattaacaaaaaatataaacCAAACCTAATGAATTGTAGGTAAGTTTCCTCCtttgtaaaacttttttttttgttaagatgaaagtGAAGCTCCACTCCTAATTGTAGTGGCTATTATCATGGAATAAGCATGTTAActttatatgtattttaatttacaGTTGTAACAATAAtttattgatttttcttcttctaaAGTTAGTTTTTGGGTGATAAAAAGTATACATAATCAcagacaaaaaaatattttgttaacgATTCACATGATATGTCAAAATAATTATGCAGGTAATGCTTGTAGCTGGCTCTGAAACTTCAGCTACAACTATGGAATGGGCACTCTCACTTCTCCTCAACCATCCAAAAAAAATGAATAAGGTTATGACAGAGATAAACACTTGTATGCATCAAGATCAACTTATGAATGAATCAGGCGCTTTAAAACTAAAATACTTGCAAAAGGTAATTATGGAGACACTTCGTTTATATCCCGTGGCTCCATTATTAATACCACATGAGTCCTCCAATGATTGCAATGTTTGTGGTTTTGATATACCAAAAGGGACAATGCTTCTTGTGAATCTTTGGACCTTACATAGAGACCATAACTTATGGGTGGACCCAACAAGGTTTGTGCCAGAAAGATTTGAAGAAAGTGGGTTAGATAGTGAGATTTATAATATGATTCCATTTGGTGTTGGAAGGAGAGCTTGTCCTGGATCTGTTTTAGCAAAACGTTTTATGGCAAATGCAATAGGGTCTTTGATTCAATGTTTTGAGTGGGAGAAGATTGGAAATGAAGAAATTGACATGACCGAAGGAACAGGTCTTACAATGCCTAAAGTTGAACCTTTAGTTGCTTTATGCAGGCCACGCCAAGTTATGGTAAAGCTTCTCTCGAATATATAAATTAagtattatgcaggttgtattatatgtaattaaataaataaaattatatgtaaaaaaataaataaatgtgttgtaagataaactaaataaaaatggacacccaaaacattttttatttggtgttgaattTTTAACATATAATCAGGCTTAGCATATGAATTTGTTGGCATAAAGAAAGTGATAATGTTCTGGATATAAGTTTAAAATTGTCATTCTCTTCTAGTAATAACctcatttttcttttatatatatatatatatatatatatatatatatatatatatatatatatatatatatatatatatatatatatatatatatatatatatataggggacgactcaagtgagaacacttggttattatgagaaatgagaacaatgaatcacgaccattaaattttgattttgttgattttaatggactagattggtttttatttctattttgatttaaaataaatattaaggatcataaaaAAAGAAACCAATctaatccattaaaatcaacaaaatcaaaatttaatggtcgtgattcattgttctcatttctcataataaccaagtgttctcacttgagtcgtccccatatatatatatatatatatatatatatatatatatatatatatatatatatatatatatatatatatatatatatatatatatatatatatataagtatttgAATGTTATTAATTTGAACATATATTTATTTAGTCAGATATGATACCTTGACATCATTTTCTACACTAAATGCCTACATCGTCTACAATGTTcatcgtatttatacggtgaacattgtttttctattaatataatattgcttttaaaaaatatttctttttcaaatttatttaataacacaaatataaaattgtatcattaaccaacttcacaattgtattaatcacaaaaatatacaTCATTAACCAATTATTTTACTTATTGAAATTCTGGCACTAACATAACAGACGTCGTATACGATGTTAGGACACTAGGATGTCAAGCGCAATTTCGAATGCTATGTTAAGACATCGTAACAACAGATAGAACAATAAACAAATTCAAGTGAATTGCATGAAATAAATAACACAggtcaattgttaacccagttcgctGCAACGTCACCTACATCTGGGTGcatccaagccaggaaggaaataaCTTTTGGTTTTACAAACTTCGTACCTAATCAATAATCGTGCTATTTCTATCTAAGACACTCCTAAATATGAGACTTATCTCATTTCTCTTAAATCACACAACATGTGATAAACAACAATGACAATCAAATAGGAAACACACTCTAATAAATAGAACCAACTACTGCTTAAAAGCGTATGAGTGATTCACAATTACAACTTAACTAACAGTACAGCCCTAGCATCAAACGATACAAGAGCGACTCACAATAGACAATGAACATACGAAGCTTTAATAATTGACACTTTTACATATGCTCGTGCTCTTCTTAGGTTTAGAGACTTCCTTTATATAGCCAGAGAAACGCTTGGTCTTGGGCTAAAAACTGCAGCAGATTCAATCTGAACTGTTGCACAAAATCTGCAGAATCTTCTGCATAAAATCAGAAACAGATTTAAGTTGTTACAAGATATGTTTTGACATTTAATTTTGGCAAGCAAATCAAATCTGAATCCAACCAATATAATCTCCTAGATTAAATCCTTCTTAGACCGCAAACAATATGAATAAAATCTGCAGAGGATCTTCAAATATCTcacattaaaaataaatctttCAAGAATAGAAAACAAGGCACGTTCTGATGTCGTACCAACATGTCAGGACATCTTGTCCAACATCTTGCTGAAATACTTTTTTTAACAAAATGCAACCAACAAAACAAAACCTAATAATATCCCCCATTGGAAAATTTTGGCTAAAGAAACCTTTGTATAAAACATCTTGCAAATACCAAACTATAGCACAAACATCCAAGAACAAGAGGGATAAAGCTTCAACATTACCTCacaaaaacatcttcaaaaatAATGCACAAAAATAAATTGGACATCAGAGGCATACACAGTCATAAATATTTAGAACTCAGCCTCACAGAGCACACTTTCAGAGAGAAATAAactctcacaacagaaccttggAACTTCACCAAGACACATAAGAGGCATACACAATCATAAACATTTATAACTTAGCCTCACGAAGCATACTTTCAGAGAGAAATAAACACTCACAATAGAACCTTGGAACTTAACCAAGACACGTCAGAGGCACACGCAACAGGAAAGATAAAACACAGCCTCACAGAACACACCAACAGAGAGAAATAAACTCTAATAAAAAAATCCTTCAAAATAAATTCTCCAGACAGGATGTCAAGACATCATGTATGACATCAATCACATAAAGCTCCACCTAAACACGTGATCATCTCACAGTCATGTCAACATCAAAACATCATGCTCCCCCCAAACACTAGATCAGGAGAAAAAACTACTACTCTCCCTCAAGTAGTACTCCCCCTCaaggaaaaataatttaaaaaaaaaaaaaccaaactaCACCAAAACACATATCACCTCCTTCCATAGTACCAAAAAATATCTTTCCTAGAGCTCACCCAAAACAGAACAAGGTGCCtcctctaataccaattgaaatcTTGGCACTAGCAGAATGGATGTCGTATACGATGTTAGGACACTAGGATGTTGAACGCAATGTTAAGACATCGtaacaacaaataaaaaattaaagggataatagctattttaccccctgccatattagcgaggtttgaaaaaaccccctgtaaaaaaaaaatttagattccATCCCTAACATTTTCAGATTCATGCATATTGGCCCCTCCCCCCAACCAGTCACCAGAATCttcattattttaataattttttgagttttttttagtaGCACACATGGATTAGATGATGAGTTGGCATGGTAATTAAAATTAGTCGCGGTAAAAAAATTGGTTTAGATGACAAACCTTAATCCCAATCCGAAAACCCTAAAACAATCATTCGCGGCTTGTTAACGTTAAACCTAAATGTTCATCTTCCACATCAACCACCTGCAAATCGATATTTGAAGCAAGGCACAGACGATCTTCCGTTCCTAaggtaaatttatttttaaacctTGTTTTTGTGTGCGTTAAAAGATTGAGTTGTTCTGAACATTTTTTAATTCTGTTGTGGTCCCAAACCAATTTTGTGGTCCCAAACCAATTTTGTGGTCCCTAATGCGATTTGTTTATGTTAAAATTTAGAAATGTCCACGATCAGTGTCGTATTTCACCATGGGGGCCAATTTGTGCGTGAAAGGTTCATCTTCTACAAGGGTGGGGACGAAACTACTGTTCATGAATAAGACCTGGATACTTGGAGCTACTTTGAAGCTATTAGTTTAGTTAAAGATTGGGGTATAGATGGTTTTAGACTGTGGAGGAAGATCCCTGGTGTTGATGATAGTTACTTCCACGTCACTGATGACAAAGAAGCTATGGAAATTGCCACACATTGTATCGATAATAACGTAGAAGGTCATATATGGGTTGAACACAATGTTGTGGATACCGTAAGCAAGGTTTCTGTGCCAACTGTTTGTAACCCTATGCAAGAAAATGATGGCAGCAGCAGTGATGACAGTGATGTTGAAGGAAAATTGTTTGACGATAGTGAAGAAGAGAGAACAACAATAGGAAATGAAGGTTACGAGGAAGAACAAGCAGCCCCTGAAGTTGAACAAGCAGGCCCTGAAGTTGATGTTGATTATGCTGAAGTGGAAGTAGACAATTCCACAGAGGGTAGAAGGCTTGTGGTGAATGGCAATTCAGTTGGTTACAAGAGATGTGCTAGCAAGAAAAGCAAGATGACTGAACAATCACCCAAAGTCAAGGTATTTGTTCCATCTAATCTGTTTGGTTGTACCTCAAGCAAGAAACCCACTAATATCCCAAGAGATGATGTTGATTATTGTAGTGAGGAATTGGACAGTTCTGATCCCGATGATAGTGGTGATGAAAAGAATCCAAAATATGAAAAGTTTAGAAGTGAGTTGATGAATAAAGACTTCAAATTCAAGTTAGGAATGGAATTTAATTCTTTGGTGGAGTTCAAAGATGCTATTAGGGAATGGTCTGTTCTTAATGGAAGAGAGATAAGGtttgtaaaaaatgaaaattataggGTTAGGGTGGAGTGTAAGGGCAAATGTGGTTTTTTGGCTTTGTGTAGTAAAGTTGGTGACAGACACGCTTACCAACTAAAAACATGGGTGGGGACACATAGTTGTGCTAGGGTTTTAAATAACAAATCAGCCAACTCAAAGTGGGTATCAAAGCTAGTGGTGGAAAAAAGGAAGTCCATGGGAAAGGTAAAAGTGTCTGAAATAATGTCTGAAATGAGGATGAAATATGCTGTGGGTATCACTAAAGGCAAAGCATGGAGAGCACAATGTTTGGCTGAAGAAATAGTTGAAGGAGATGCAACTAGGCAATACACTATGTTATGGAGGTATGCAGCAGAGCTAAAAAAACAATGTCCTGGGAATACTACCAAGATTGATGTGGAGAGGCCTCTGCCTACTATTCAACCAAGATTTGCTAAGTTTTACTTTTGTTTGGATGGATGCAAGAAGGGATTTGTTAATGGCTGTAGGCCTTTCATTGGTGTGGATGGATGCCATCTTAAATCAAAGTATGGAGGTCAACTCTTAGTAGCTGTGGCTAGGGATCCAAATGACCAGTATTATCCATTGGCTTTTGGAGTTGTGGAGACTGAATCAAAAGAAAGCTGgaggtggttcttgcaagtacTTATGGAAGATGTTGGTGTAGAGAGGAAATATGTGTTTATATCAGATCAACAAAAGGTTTTCTCTTTTATAAATCTTTATTTTCTTACTTCTTGTGTATTGTTCTTTCTTTTCCTGACTAATCCACTACTTACAGGGCCTGGTAGCAGTGTTTGAGCAGATTGAGCATAGAATTTGTCTTAGACATCTCTAtgcaaattttaagaaaaagtttGGTGGTGGTGCAACAATTAGGGATCTCTTAATGGGAGCTGCTAAAGCAACATATTTTCAAGCCTGGGAGAAAAAGATGATTGAGTTGAAGGCCC contains:
- the LOC131602276 gene encoding cytochrome P450 81Q32-like, giving the protein MEETKWMMPTSLFLLTFLILLKLIQKKQSNHKNLPPSPPSLPLIGHLHLIKQPLHRSLHNLTKTYGHIFFLHVGTRKILVVSSPSAVEECLSNNDITFANRSVTLAGKYLNYNNTTLGFSSYGKLWRKLRRLTTTELFSSNRLAMFTKVREDEVKLLIKQIFEGCKGEIMSKVDLKTKTLELSFNIMLRVISGKRYYGEDDDVAIGGKEFQILMNEYIELLGSGNLNDFFAILEWIDFQGKKKKMVKLMKKMDSFLQKLLDEKRRNWSNDQRNMTLIDVMLDLQQKEPEFYTEEIVKGVVLVMLVAGSETSATTMEWALSLLLNHPKKMNKVMTEINTCMHQDQLMNESGALKLKYLQKVIMETLRLYPVAPLLIPHESSNDCNVCGFDIPKGTMLLVNLWTLHRDHNLWVDPTRFVPERFEESGLDSEIYNMIPFGVGRRACPGSVLAKRFMANAIGSLIQCFEWEKIGNEEIDMTEGTGLTMPKVEPLVALCRPRQVMVKLLSNI